One part of the Haliotis asinina isolate JCU_RB_2024 chromosome 2, JCU_Hal_asi_v2, whole genome shotgun sequence genome encodes these proteins:
- the LOC137273792 gene encoding L-proline trans-4-hydroxylase-like: MARSEFNYSAPFTVTEEMKESFKEKGYVLIRGLLEKDELEKVKSTLEGSEEIQRHSFVTDDSEGRKTRVSLWCQPGNDVTGMLSRSQRLAGTCAELLGGEVYHYYTKLMMKEPRTGGRFVWHQDYGYWYNNGNLYPDMISVFVAIDKCEKANGCLQILEGSHKCGRIEHGRVGGQMGANMDRVEQIKSRLPLRYIEMNPGDTLFFHCNILHTNTANVSDKRRWVVIACYNKATNDPVIEHHYPRYTKLDIVNDNAIRECTNVSDMSGKEFLDPADNKTIEASRG, encoded by the exons ATGGCAAGATCAG AGTTCAACTATAGCGCCCCATTTACGGTAACTGAAGAAATGAAGGAGTCGTTTAAGGAAAAAGGCTATGTCCTTATTCG AGGTCTGTTGGAGAAGGACGAACTAGAGAAAGTAAAATCAACATTGGAAGGGAGCGAAGAAATCCAACGACATTCCTTCGTT ACTGATGACAGTGAAGGGAGAAAAACCCGCGTGTCTCTCTGGTGTCAACCCGGAAATGACGTCACAGGAATGCTGTCCCGAAGTCAAAGACTAGCTGGAACCTGCGCCGAA CTTCTTGGGGGAGAAGTCTATCACTACTACACTAAGCTGATGATGAAGGAACCCAGGACTGGCGGGCGATTTGTATGGCATCAGGATTACGG GTATTGGTACAACAACGGGAACCTGTATCCTGACATGATAAGTGTGTTTGTCGCCATCGACAAGTGTGAAAAAGCTAATGGATGTTTACAg ATCTTGGAAGGTTCTCACAAATGCGGTCGTATCGAACACGGCAGGGTCGGTGGTCAGATGGGGGCGAACATGGACAGGGTGGAACAAATCAAGTCGAGGCTTCCTCTCAGATATATAGAGATGAATCCAG GTGATACTCTCTTTTTTCACTGCAACATTCTGCACACCAATACCGCCAACGTGAGCGACAAGAGACGCTGGGTGGTCATCGCCTGCTACAACAAAGCAACCAATGACCCCGTCATAGAGCATCACTACCCTCGTTATACCAAGCTAGATATC GTGAACGACAACGCCATTCGTGAGTGCACCAACGTCTCCGACATGAGCGGCAAAGAATTCCTGGATCCTGCTGACAACAAGACGATCGAGGCTTCGAGAGGATGA
- the LOC137273793 gene encoding L-proline trans-4-hydroxylase-like yields the protein MEHSQGVSDGDDRSSKLAIWRHPGSDVTGMLTRCDKVAGFSEKLLGGESYVYHCKLMMKEARTGGRFLWHQDYGYWYKNCCLFPDMLSVYLPIDRSVKENGCLEILEGSHRCGRIEHLMVGGQTGADLQRVAEVRRMCRHKYIEMEPGDALFFHCNLLHSSGTNNSSMRRWVLICAFNKATNNPVYEHEYPQYTQLYKVPNSAILDCNNNFTDVAGKSFVDLRKDKTVKVAEQ from the exons ATGGAACATTCTCAAGGG GTTTCAGACGGTGACGACAGGTCTAGCAAACTAGCCATATGGCGCCATCcaggaagtgacgtcacaggCATGTTGACTCGCTGTGACAAAGTGGCAGGTTTCAGTGAAAAG TTGCTTGGGGGAGAAAGTTACGTTTATCACTGCAAGCTGATGATGAAGGAAGCCAGGACTGGCGGCAGGTTTCTCTGGCATCAGGACTATGG CTATTGGTACAAGAACTGCTGCCTGTTTCCTGACATGCTCAGTGTGTACCTTCCTATTGACCGTTCTGTGAAAGAAAACGGCTGCCTTGAA ATCCTGGAGGGGTCCCACCGGTGTGGGCGTATTGAACATCTGATGGTGGGTGGACAGACAGGGGCTGACTTGCAGAGGGTCGCTGAAGTTAGGAGGATGTGTCGACACAAATACATAGAGATGGAAccag GTGACGCCCTCTTCTTCCACTGCAACCTCTTACACAGCAGCGGTACCAACAACAGCTCCATGAGACGCTGGGTCCTCATCTGTGCTTTCAACAAAGCTACTAACAACCCGGTCTATGAACATGAATATCCGCAGTATACTCAACTATACAAG GTGCCAAACAGCGCCATCCTAGACTGCAACAACAACTTCACCGACGTAGCCGGGAAAAGCTTTGTTGACCTCCGGAAGGACAAAACTGTCAAAGTTGCAGAGCAGTAG